The following coding sequences lie in one Anguilla anguilla isolate fAngAng1 chromosome 14, fAngAng1.pri, whole genome shotgun sequence genomic window:
- the LOC118213159 gene encoding transmembrane protein 230-like yields the protein MMPSRSSAAAAPPLGKVKYSRVADNEDGYIDLQFKRSPPKVPYKAIALAAFLFLIGSLLIIIGALLLAGYIQVSHPDRTVPVLIIGILVFLPGFYHLRIAYYASKGYRGYSYEDIPDFDD from the exons ATGATGCCCTCCCGGAGCAGTGCGGCCGCGGCGCCGCCGCTGGGCAAAGTTAAATATTCCAGGGTGGCGGATAACGAGGACGGTTACATCGATCTGCAG TTCAAGAGGAGCCCGCCCAAAGTTCCTTATAAGGCCATTGCCCTGGCTGCATTCCTCTTCCTGATTGGCTCTCTGCTGATTATTATCGGAGCCCTCCTCCTGGCAGGGTACATTCAAGTCTCG CACCCTGACCGCACCGTACCTGTCCTCATCATCGGAATCCTCGTCTTCCTTCCTGGTTTCTACCACCTCCGGATCGCCTACTATGCCTCCAAGGGTTACCGTGGTTACTCCTATGAGGACATCCCGGATTTTGACGATTGA